From Periophthalmus magnuspinnatus isolate fPerMag1 chromosome 1, fPerMag1.2.pri, whole genome shotgun sequence:
TTATCATAATATTTAACGTTAATCTGTACCTAAGTTTCTGTGTTAACTCAGGTCCCTCGCTCTCCTCTGTCCAGTGTGGCTGATCTGAATGGTGTGAGGACATACCATGCATTCCACTAAGAACAGGTCGGACCGGGTTAGGATGTCACTTCAACTTGCTTCCTACTTCCTAGTCCCTCATCTTCTGTCTTCCTTGTTTGTCCCAGGTCAGTCCTCGTGTaatctctcttttcctctcttctttcactcCTTCTCCAGGACAGAAGCTCACGATCGGGGGTCATAATCAGAGCCGGGATGAGCTCTGCGCGGGTTGGTTCTGGAGTACCATAGAGCGCTGGATTGGCAGGTATGTGTACAGTGATACAAAAGGTTTTAGGTGACATGTGACAGTGGACAGCGTGTGAAGCGTGTGCGCATggtttactgtagtactgtagttagttatttttatttttgtttttttatgtttcatagTATAGCTGCTTTTTATGTATCATTAGatcaaacattaaacacaacCTATTTTTAAGTATTGAACCTTATTGTCTTGTTACATGTAAAATCTATTTGAATATCTCAAAACATCTTACACAATTATGAGAGTTACGATCAATACATTTACTTCAATTGTCATCCCTGATGTCAGTAGTTATAGGAGGATatgtaacatttatatttaaaacaactgtCTAAACCCCAGCTCCTGCagtcaatcatgaatcagtgctaatacagcctctgcagctcagtgactgaattctggaggttctgagcttcacATGAGACATACTGTACTGAGAatgtactgagaatgagaaaaacttgtgtgtgtcctctatGTGCAGTCTATAGGcacaggaaacaggaagaaTAATTGCAATTTGATCATTCTTATCAAATTTCAAAGTGACACAACTGATATTATGTAAAACttgtgaaaatgatattgtaATATGCTAAATTAGAAGTTCCTCCTCACTGTTGGTGCTGTTCCTCAAACTGAAATACAACATTGTCCCCAAATAAAGAGAAGCCACTGATAAACAAACAAGTGTTTCCTGTAGCCAGTTTCACCGAGGGTCATGGCATGTGCAGTAAATGAGGGTTAttgtggtttagtttagttagtttaaACATATTTCTTAACATTTCTTCAGTGCATCTATTCATTCCACAGCCACATATACAGACAGTTGGTGGTGAGTTACTTTTGCAGGTGTGGTAGCTATAATGTCCTTACTGTTTAAGTGTGTAcctgaggacacaacagcagtgtaAACTAAGTAAACAGGATTCAAATCACCAAACTTTGTAACCCAACCCTTGCTCTTCACACTCTACATGAATCACACTGCTGTTATGACACAATGTTTTAAACCAGTCAACAACAGTCACTAATTATTACtagtattactttttttttttaaatggccaTTCAGATTTAATGTGCcctcagtattttttttacattaatttgCTCATTTTGGCACTattattatattgcatttttgaTCTGCTTTATAAATGAATACTCTCACTATCAACAGCTCTTTCAGTATTGAAGCTATTATATTTATCTGTAGCATTATCCTGTTAGGCCTTTAATGCACATTATGCCTTTGACAAATAGACAGTGTTTATTTGTTGTACATAAAATTACCTAACCACTCTTattcagataaataaataaaaaaaacaaaacaaaacattgtgcTATTATTTCCAGTAAGATAATGCCgacatttatttttccattagTCTTTTGTCAGTCAGCACATCAGATAGTGGCTGTTTCAGTGGTATGTGCGACTAACAGGCAGGTGCTCCTATTGTGTAACAGCTCCTATGTAAAACAGCTGAGGGAGGGGCACATTTCCCTGACTAATGTTGAACAAGTTTGTAAAAAAGAGTGACATAAAGTGTTCTATTTGTGGACCTGTAGTGTCGTCTGTGCACTGTAAGACAATGATGGAAGTTAGTGACAGAAATAGCATGTACACCTTGTACAAACTGTtgggcagtgttttttttttattttatttttttttagcacggactgtgttttaaaatgaggtAACAGTTGTTATTCTGTGCAGCTACATCCtgataatcataataatatcaATATTCTTTTGTATTTGTGCAAAGTAAAGAGTAGAATGATTTGTGCAATGTATCATTCAGAACTATCAAATtttccaaaataataatatttttcattgaAATCTGGTGCTTTTGTTCATGTGTTTGCAGCTTCTTGTATGAGTGCCTGAGCTAATGGACCTTCCTTCGTATGACGAGGCAGAGCAGCACCCTCGGGCGCAGGGGCCAGGAGTGCTCcacatccctcctcctcctacctATGATGCTTCTGTGACCTTGCCCTCCACCCCACCCCCCTCTTATGGAGAAGCAGGTGTGACGTCATCTCACTGTGCACACATCATCAAGTTAAAGTTATTCTAGATGATTCAGAAATCCAATCAACCTGCTTTTATTCTTACTTACCTATATGTTTTGGCTCACAAGTTGGTGTAGTAATTTTAAGTTGAGAAGgatatgcaaaaaataaaaaaataaataattaataaagtgTATAAACACATGTCCAGTCAAGATGCAAATTAAATTATAACAAGTTTTGAAATACGTTTTCAGGTATTACATTTgctttatgtaaaaaatatatatttgtgacTGTTTTGTGTTCTACAGTTGAGTTCGTGCCTGATCACTTTCCTGTGCTGACTGTGCCTGTGAGCCCTCGGCACAACACAGGGGTTTTCATCCACCCTGCCACAGAAGgtacctcctctcctcatcttcttccctctcttcttcctcttacttctcttcctccttttcttcccCTCACACATGAGCCTGGATCTGCTCTAACCTGTGCTGTGCTCCCCAGTGCCTGTGGTGGTGACCCAGTCCATCAGTGTGACTCAGAGCAGCCCTGTGGTCATATACCAGCCTCAGCCCGTGCCCCTGGTGGTGCCCTCCCAACTGACTGACAGCCCTGCCCACATACAGTGCCCTCACTGTGGGCGCACGGGTACCACTCTGGTGTCACATGTGCCCAGTGCGACCGCCTGGTGCTCATGCGCTCTGCTGGCGTTTATGGGGTGAGAACAAAACCAATTACATTGTTACGATTAGGACTGAGAATGTTCACGCCACATTCATGTGTAAATGGACAAATGACTGTGGTATTTTTCACTAAATTAAAGTAAAACTttcctttcatttcatttcagtttcaCTAATTGGTaatataacattaacattagtaCACATtccttgtatttttttgtgttcttGATATTTAAAATCCTTGATATTGAATTATTTTTGTCTGCCTTTATATTATAGCTTTATAAATTTCAGCTTTAATGTACAGCCCTTTGTTTAAAACTAGCTGGCAATGTGAATTTACAATATTATCATTGGGCTCTCCACTGCCTGTTTCCAAAACAATACTGCTCACTTATGAGGCATCTGTTGCACTGGCACATTAAATAGATGAGACAAAGACACAGCTGATGTTTGTGTGTTGCAGGTTGATCTGTGGCTTCTGCCTGATTCCACTGTTGGTTCGAAGCTGTCAGGAcacacatcactcctgtccaCACTGCCACAGAGTGGTGCATGTTTACAAAAGTTGACCAACCCTATGAGCAAAGACAGGGTCAAACTCATACTGGACAGAATGTCATGGGCTGCTCCATAAAGGACTCTTCAAAGCAATGAAGgacatgcattttattattattattattatattaaaatataatcatTTCCCACTTGAGCCTGTGTCACCCATGTCCCATTTTGACATTATCGTTAAATAACTTAAGGAATCTTATCTATCATGCTAATCCTGCTACTTGTAAACTGGATATTATACCTGCCTGTTTCATGAAGGAAATCTGTGACACTGTGGGCCCCGACATTGTATCCATTATGAACTGTTCATTCTCTTCTGATTGTTTCTCCTTTGGTTTTAAGATGCCATTGTTCAACCAGTCCTCAAGAAGCCGTCACTTTATCCCTCAGACCTGAACAATTTAAGGTCTATTTCCAATTTGTCCTTCTTGGGCAAAATTTTTGAGAACATTGCTGCCAGTCAATTGACTCAGCACATGAACAATAGTCATATTTTTGAAATGTTCCAATCTAGACTTCGTTCCAACCACGGAAACAGCCCTTATCAGTTAGAAATGATCTTCTTGTATCAGCTGACCAAGGTTTATGTTCAGTTTGAGTTTTGCTTGATTTATGTTCCACATTTGATACAGTTGATTATCTTGGTTCTCATCCTCGCTTAAGTCTTGTTCTTTCTCTGTTGTCCTGGGACAGTTCTCATCCCCTCCTCTATGGTGTTCCTCGAGGTTTCATTCTTGGCcccatttatttcaatatataTGCCTCCCCTTGGCAAAATCATTCAAAAGCACAAAATCTATTACCATTTGAATGGACATAATACACAACTGTATCTTTCTCTGGGCAAGAATAACCACAGTTAGTACAACCCCTCAGCTGCCTCTCTGACATAAAAGATTGGACGTCCACTAACTTTCTGCTTTAAATGAGTCCGAAACAGAAATAATTGTATTTGGCCCAACTCACGTAACccaacattttaataaaactctTGGTATCTTGGCCCCTCTTGTAAAGCCATCAGCCCACGACTTAAGTGTTGACCTTAATTCACATATAACAAAGACTGTCCAATCACAATTTTAGCAAATTTTATTACTGTATggccaaaatttaaaaaaatgtattccttATGCAGACCTAGAGAGAGTCATTCAAGCATTGGGTCTTAGCCACTTGGATTACTGTAACACCCTCTATGCAGGTTTGAGTCAGAAATCCATCGCCCTTCTCCAGCTGGTGCAAAACTCGGCTGCACGTCTgctaaacaatacaaaaaaagcaTCAGCACATAATTCCAATCCTTGCTGCATTGCACTGGCTCCCAGTAAATCTTAgaatttacttcaaaatactgCTGATCACTTCTAAAGCCACGGCCTTGCTCCTACCTACATTGATGAGCAATTGTCACCATATGTCCCTGCCCCCTGCACTCCTCAGAGTAGATGCTCCTCGCTGTGCCTCCCTCCTGACTTCTGACCAAAGGGGACAGGACCTTTTCAGACAAAGCTCTGTAGCACACTGCCAGAGGAGATTAGACTATTGAACACTGTAGGTGCTTttaaatctaattaaaaaacCCACTTTTATAGCATGGCTTacttgtaatgtatttttaaaatatgttttcatttttatgtgttATTGCTGCTAGATGTTTAattactgttttattgtttctgtgtatgagatatttacatgttgtgaagcactttgtaaCTAGTTTTTGAAAAaaagctatacaaataaagttgtgttattattattattattattattattattagcagtagtagtagtagtagtagtagtagtagtagtagtagtagtagtagtagtagtagtagtagtagtagtagtggtagtagtagtagtagtagtagtagtagtagtagtatttcatTACCCCTGGATGGATTTACACAGTTGTATAGTTGCacatatcatttatatttagcCTAAAGAATGCTTTTTGCTTCAGAACTGACCTCTTGGATGAGTGGccaaacattttgtccagttgatagaattgAATTTTGTAATGAAACctgcctggatgactgagggattacacagacatgcaccTCAGAACAAAAAGATTTTGAAgtgttactattattattgtgtgtcttataaaatatatagttttctCTCTATCATGTTGATAAttgaataattgaataaatgttttacagctagtatatatatatatatatatatatatatatatatatatatatatatatatatatatatatgcacaggCACTCAACAACAGGTGCGTATTCTGGCTCCTTTTTCTTACTTTTGTACAAATAGCTTTTTACAGAATTATTGAGCATAAACAGCTGTATAGTAAATTACTGGGTCTTAAATACATGTAAACACTACTAGCTGTACACAAACATGATTCCTTTCCTTTTATGTGCTATTGTCCTTTTTTATGGCCTGCATGATACTGTTTTGAATAATGGTCAAAGTTCATTAGATATTAGTGACATAAATGATTTGACAGCAGCCAATCGCAGGTATACAGCAGAGCAGATAGAGAAGTTAATCAGCTACAAACCTGGGCCGAGCTCAGATAACAAGCACTCACACTTCCTATCTGTATTCTTTTTCAGTCATCTACACTGGTCATCACTGTCCGCTGTGAGCACCCCAGGAAGACATGAGGGACAAGAGCCTGATCATTCTGGGGGTCGTGAccttttgtgtgtgcgtgtctacTGCAGTGGAGGAGGATATTCTACAGCTCAACAACGGCAACTTCAATAAGGCTTTGAGGGAGCACAGTGAGCTGCTGGTGCACTTCTGTGAGTTACAATAGGATAGATTTACTTCAGATGGTAATGGTGGGAATTCTATGTAATTCTATCAGCTGGTTTTAGGGTGAAGACGTTGCACCACTCATCCAAGCGGCGTCAGTTCTGGTCAGCTTACTGgtgggacactgccttatatctgtctgactaacacacatttgtttatggttcctgtttgttagctaggtctattgaactacactaaatgtgaactgtccctcatattttgtatattttttggtggtttcacacctattagcatactggctattgtTTTCACTGTTTAGATTTTGGTCTGAGGATTGATAAACAAAGAAGACAACCAATCTGTATATACATGTGTTTCCTCTAGACGTCCCCATGACTGCAGATGTCCATAAAGTGTCTGAGGCCTTTCAGGAAGCAGCTGCAGAActtcaggggtcagaggtcaggtttGCCATGGTGGATATAGTAAACGAGAAAGACTTGGCTAAAAAGCTGAACGCCACAGAGCCCCCCTTCATAAGACTGTACCTGTCTGGAGACAAGCACAATCCTGTACCATGCCCTGGTAAGTTACATACACCAACAAACTACTGTGTGGGACATCAGCAATGGCACTGGCCCTATCCTGCAATAGCTCTGTAACGTGATGTGGACTCCAAACTAGGGATCTCAAGATAACCAGTAattataattgtgattatttagaTCATCAGTATAGTTGtaacaagctaaaaaaaaagttttttttcacTCCTGCGATTGGATTGGAGAAGCATAGTGGTTGTAGAGTTATTTTTTCTATGCAAAGATTATGTTGTTCTGTCTGTTAGTTTAAGAACTTCAATAATGTGTCTGTTCTTCAAACATGAGTAAAATAATATTAGTTTTTCCTGATTGTAGTTCCTAAGACGTCCTCCTCCATCCTGACCTGGCTAAAGAGGAGGGCGGGCTCTCCTACTGACATCATCACAGACAACATCCAATCAGATGACCTGCTGGTGGTTGGGTTCTTTAAAGTAATAACCATTTGAATTTCATGATCTTCACACTGAATTGATTAATCCTTGTGTGTAGCTAAATGACCAGCTAGCTCTTGTCCTTCCTCTACTCCACTTTAGACCCATGTTGGTTGCAATATTTCCATTAGCCAGACTCATTCCTGTAGATGAATCAACTACATATCTTGCCATATGCCTCTATGACGGCCCCTATGGTTCTGTCTTAGTTATAACTAATTGAGAGGTGTGACATGGATGTGCTGGAGCGTAGCACATCCAGACAGCTGCAAAAGTGACCTGGCCAGTCAGTACCACACACAttaacaaaactttacaaagtcGAGTGGGTCTGAAACTGTATCCTGTTTCCCTGATTCCAGAGGATCCAGaggccaatcagagagacacacactCCGGTCATGTCAAAACTAGCATGGCTGCTTATgagtaaaaaaggaaaaaataacaaagacaacttaaaatatggggcggatttctgcagaatcaacaatcgaagcaccaaactcttattCGCCTCCAGTAAAAGAAGTTATACATTTCCTTCTGAATTTAGAGAGGCCTTTTGTATTTGAGAAATGTCTAATTGTATTTCTTCATAGGAGCTGAATGATGCTTACATCCAGGTGTTTTATGAGGCAGCAATAGACCTCCCTGAACTGACCTTCGCCCTGACCCAGAATAAGGATGTCGTCAGTAAATATGACCTTGTGGATGATGTCATTTTGGTGCTTAAAAAGGTACAAAACAGAGAGCAGCTGATAGTGATGTAAGAGAGATCATATTCATAATACTACAATTGTCCCTATTTATAGTatcaaataataaatgtttaaaataacattatgtTGTTGTATTTAGTGTTGCATTAATGGACAGACATCATCGATAATAATCTTACCCATGCTTACCACTTGCCAggcctttttaaacattttcacttgaattttaaataatgttgtACTAATAACAAAGTATTTAAGTCATAGGGACTAGattttttgtccccataagagAGGCAGGTCACAATGTTCTAAATATCTGCCCatactctctctcactcactaaATGATGGGCATTAGTGTTAATGAAAATTTTGTTTACCAATACTAATCATAATAGTACAATAATGATGTAGCATTAGATAATTATTTTGTGAGTTGATTATACCATAGTGATTTCACTGGCCAGATATGTCATGTTGATGCAGTAATAttacattgtgtgtgtgttgcagtcCAGGCTGATGCAGGCTTACAGAATGAGGCCGGAGACGACTAAAGAGGAgctcattttgtttattaccGTCTTCCAGATGGACCCAGTCACTGAATATTCAGGAGAGGTAAATAAATGTTGCTTAAATAGACTGCAAACTAGCATAGTTTTTCaagtgaatgtatttatttaaggaGGTTGTTGGTGGCTTCCCTTACTATGTCAGGTATGTCAATTTTTACCTTCCTTTTGACCTTTTTCGATATTAAATGTCTTATATTACAGAAAAGGAATTCTTGTGAGctctaagccatgttataatgcatcAAAAACACTCCCgaagttgtgctttgtttcattcacacatgtttgagtaatcttttattattagtctgtctacatctccaaagccaaaaagcttgtgatgtcatgaagcggtagttttcaagttaacttctccttttacctttagttcagtagagattggcaattctagggctgaaattatccaaatgattctagtgaaggtatgtgGAGTATAAAACACAATGTGGCACTTCTTGTACATGgaagaaaatagcataatgtaGACCCTTTAATAATTGAGAATTAAGATGGGAGGCATGCTGTCATGGTTTATATAATACCAtcattgttaaaaatatgtgaATTATGTTTGATATTTAAAAAGTGGTTTAGATAAcctcttttattttgtgtttactatTTCGATATtaaggcaaaaaaataaaaaaataaataaaataagtattttGTTTCAGACTGCTTCACAGATCTTGAGCTCTCCCATTCCAAACCATGCACTTTTATTCATCAGTAAAACATCTCCAGATTATGAAAAGATATATATCGCCTTCAACCGCTCTGCTGCTGCCTTCAGGTTAAAAGTAAGTTCTGACAATTCTTCTACTGATGCAATTATTCTCAGGGATGGGTAGAGGAGCCAACAATTGTAATATTGATAATGAGTAAGAAAGAgtaatgtcaaaataataataaattactcaagtaagagtaaaaaatgtatttaggaaAAATACCATTCAAGCAAGAGTAACAAGATTGTCAGGCTGTGACATCtgaatttgaaggacaaaacattaaataaggcacaaaatctggtattttcataGATTAAcacagatgaaaaaaacaaaattatatctaTCATAtcatactctgaaaagtacagttactcaagtagatgtgAGTACTTCCCGCTTCTGACAGCTCTTCTACTGTGGTAATAAATATGAATAGTGAACTAGTGTTTTGGTAATTCTTTATTTACATGCCAGATTTTGTTTGTCCTGGTGAATGTGGATGAGTCCCGGAACGGCCGCCTCCTGGAATACTTCAGAGTGCGAGACTTCGAGGCTCCTCTGATCAGAATAGTGAACCTGACTGATCATGTGACCTACCAGCTGCCCTCGCTCACTCTGGATGTGGACACCATCGGCGGCTTCTGTCAGGACTATCTAAATCGCATTGCTAAGGTACCTTCTACTAATGTTTTCACACGGGATTGATACCAAGGATGACAGTAAAAAACACTCTGTCTTTAAATGATAGAAtgagattttcaacattaaataatagtactttcttctatattaccacatgatccaatctgtgtaatccctcagtcgtccaggcatgttccatagtggtccatgggtgtctATGTCTATGCATTTGTGTGGCCTTATATTTTTTcagacacagctcaagatcattctaaaaatattcaggaaatgttcattGCGggcctgtgaatgtgacttttttagtattgatacctgctcaaatgagtgtctagtattagtatcgattagtatctctTTTCAACTCTATTTTCTACATACTTTATGAGGATTACTACCTGTTCCCCTTTTGGTTTATTGAATAGTAAGATTGAGCAATATGGTAAAAATTCTAAGCAGAGTATATTATGTTATGTGaattttcatttacatgttttcatTGCTGAAAGATGAGCGTGTTAAATTATAAAATCAACATgtttgactctttttttttgtaataggaAGTAACTACAAATAAGTGAGCAGAGATAGGGGATAGGCACATTTTTTAAGCCTCAAACCTCAAATGTAAGACACTACAGGAGTACTGAATCTATGTAAATATAACCCTGTTGTAATGTGTTTAAATGCTCattaaagttgattttacatcaTAAGTCCCATAGAAGGTACAATCTGTAAGTCTCGTTATATCTAGTTAAACATTGATATTAGTGATAGCAACCGAAAAAttcagaactaaagaagctgcttggatgagcagcgaaacattttcactctaaaacttttgtccagttgatagaatttaatttttcggttgctatggatcatatctggacAAGTGAGCAAATGCACAGACATTGTAAGTGATGCTTTTTAAACATTCAGAGAGGCTGCACTAACGtttcaaacatattttccatatttttgtGTCCACAGCCAAAGCTGCAGAGTGAGCCTGTTCCAGAGGGGTGGGAACAGGAGCCGGTGAAACAGCTGGTGGGGTCCACTCTAGAGAAAGTGGCTTTTCACCCAAACAAGACCGTCTTTGTCCTCTTTTGTATGTAGTGCAAGAGCGTCATACATGTCCTGATTTCTTACattgaacacattttaaaatgtaataaccaAAGATGGTACACGGGGGTTTGTATAAATATACTTAGATaacttacattttttatatgcTATTTCAGGCAATAACTCTACTCAACATCtaactttaaaatgatttgtcCAGACCTGCCATACAGCCCACAGTCCCGCGCTGTGTTCCCGCTGTGGGAGGAGTTGGCAGAGGCGTTTGAGGACCAGGAGGATGTGGTAATCGCTCGTATGGATGCCTCTGCCAATGACATCAACATGTCTATGCACCGCCAGTACCCCTCGTTCTGCCTCTTTCCTGCTCTGTACGCTGAAAGGGTCAGTCACTTTGTGTAtcaaagtataatataatattgcaACTTACATGACTGTGGAATATTAATTAATATGGATATGATACacaaatctaaaaaataaataaatacatatttgtaaaaaaaatataaataatttagcaagtaatctaaatctaaataacatagctattttttttattgacaccCAACAAAACACGACTATGTTGGATCACGAATCCACAGGACAGGAGCACAggagtgtcaaacacattttatatcagccatatcagcaaaatggctgccgtcaaagggccagaagtaaaataaatgtaactactttttaaacttg
This genomic window contains:
- the si:dkeyp-75b4.8 gene encoding lipopolysaccharide-induced tumor necrosis factor-alpha factor, which translates into the protein MDLPSYDEAEQHPRAQGPGVLHIPPPPTYDASVTLPSTPPPSYGEAVEFVPDHFPVLTVPVSPRHNTGVFIHPATEVPVVVTQSISVTQSSPVVIYQPQPVPLVVPSQLTDSPAHIQCPHCGRTGTTLVSHVPSATAWCSCALLAFMGLICGFCLIPLLVRSCQDTHHSCPHCHRVVHVYKS
- the zgc:136472 gene encoding protein disulfide-isomerase; this encodes MRDKSLIILGVVTFCVCVSTAVEEDILQLNNGNFNKALREHSELLVHFYVPMTADVHKVSEAFQEAAAELQGSEVRFAMVDIVNEKDLAKKLNATEPPFIRLYLSGDKHNPVPCPVPKTSSSILTWLKRRAGSPTDIITDNIQSDDLLVVGFFKELNDAYIQVFYEAAIDLPELTFALTQNKDVVSKYDLVDDVILVLKKSRLMQAYRMRPETTKEELILFITVFQMDPVTEYSGETASQILSSPIPNHALLFISKTSPDYEKIYIAFNRSAAAFRLKILFVLVNVDESRNGRLLEYFRVRDFEAPLIRIVNLTDHVTYQLPSLTLDVDTIGGFCQDYLNRIAKPKLQSEPVPEGWEQEPVKQLVGSTLEKVAFHPNKTVFVLFYLPYSPQSRAVFPLWEELAEAFEDQEDVVIARMDASANDINMSMHRQYPSFCLFPALYAERVVVYTGKHQLKHLVKFVHKEMEKAKKDRVKEDEDRRKYMDSLREEEAKKANQSKDEL